A genomic window from Periweissella cryptocerci includes:
- the tsaE gene encoding tRNA (adenosine(37)-N6)-threonylcarbamoyltransferase complex ATPase subunit type 1 TsaE: MKKFEVNTAEATQAIGERLGALVTAGDVILLDGDLGAGKTTFTKGLALGLGIKRNIKSPTFTIIREYQTGRLPLYHMDVYRLEDGSGDELGLEEYFNGDGVSVVEWSQFVADELPANYMKLSFKRDDADLDSTKRTITITAVGDHFNQVLEQLS, from the coding sequence ATGAAAAAATTTGAAGTCAACACAGCTGAAGCTACACAAGCAATTGGCGAACGCCTCGGTGCGCTCGTCACAGCCGGCGATGTCATCTTACTAGATGGCGATTTGGGTGCCGGCAAAACAACCTTCACTAAAGGCCTCGCCCTTGGTTTAGGTATCAAACGTAATATTAAAAGCCCCACCTTCACGATTATCCGTGAATATCAAACTGGTCGCCTGCCGCTTTACCATATGGACGTTTATCGTCTCGAAGATGGTAGTGGTGATGAATTAGGTTTAGAAGAATATTTTAATGGTGATGGTGTTAGCGTGGTCGAATGGTCACAATTTGTTGCTGATGAATTGCCAGCAAACTACATGAAGCTATCATTTAAACGCGATGATGCCGACCTCGATTCAACTAAGCGGACCATTACGATTACCGCCGTGGGCGACCACTTTAACCAAGTTTTGGAGCAATTATCATGA
- a CDS encoding 3'-5' exonuclease — translation MNFVAMDFETAGPERHSAVSLALVVVRNNQVVDEFYSLIKPETPFHWRNIQIHGIHEKDVADAPKFPEVWQTIQQFYTPDKLVIAHNAPFDNGVLKSTLEYYGIPAPHYLSLDTARTSRKLFPEFPNHKLNTVAAQLGINLEHHHNALDDSLAAANILIYEDEHFGPDQLKKLVKVI, via the coding sequence ATGAATTTCGTTGCAATGGATTTTGAAACTGCCGGCCCTGAACGTCATAGTGCCGTTTCGCTCGCCCTCGTCGTCGTGCGCAATAACCAAGTTGTCGATGAATTTTACTCACTAATTAAGCCCGAAACCCCATTTCATTGGCGCAACATTCAAATTCATGGCATTCATGAAAAAGACGTCGCCGACGCTCCCAAGTTTCCTGAAGTCTGGCAAACAATCCAACAATTCTATACACCGGATAAACTAGTTATCGCGCATAATGCGCCCTTTGACAATGGTGTGTTGAAGAGCACGTTGGAATACTATGGCATTCCAGCACCACATTATTTATCATTAGACACGGCGCGGACAAGTCGGAAACTATTTCCAGAGTTTCCCAATCACAAGTTAAACACTGTTGCCGCACAGTTGGGCATTAATCTTGAACATCACCACAATGCGTTAGACGATAGTTTAGCAGCGGCCAATATTCTAATTTACGAGGATGAACATTTCGGCCCCGACCAATTAAAAAAACTGGTCAAAGTTATCTGA
- the murB gene encoding UDP-N-acetylmuramate dehydrogenase has protein sequence MAIDLIQAFPAIKVLKDEPLKNYTHTKIGGPADWLVFPHSIEETKQIVDFARENGLALTVLGNSSNLLIKDGGLRGIVVMMTELTGLSVDGETVTALAGSLTIDTAEFAFVHGLTGLEWAAGIPGSIGGAVYMNAGAYGGETSDVLATVDVLSRDGEFKTYTLAEAQLAYRDSIMQHTHDVILAATFQLQVGDKVVIREQMDDFNARRAAKQPLELPSAGSTFKRPEGHFAGKLIMDAGLQGFRAGGAEVSRKHAGFVVNIDHATAQDFLDVIKHVQEVVAQKDHVLLEPEVRIMGED, from the coding sequence ATGGCAATTGATTTAATCCAAGCCTTTCCGGCAATTAAAGTATTAAAAGATGAACCTTTAAAAAATTATACACACACAAAAATTGGGGGACCTGCTGACTGGTTGGTCTTTCCTCATTCAATAGAAGAAACAAAACAAATCGTTGATTTTGCGCGCGAAAATGGGCTGGCACTAACTGTTTTAGGTAATTCATCAAACTTGCTGATTAAAGATGGTGGCTTACGTGGCATCGTCGTGATGATGACCGAATTGACCGGACTTAGTGTGGACGGTGAAACAGTGACTGCTTTGGCCGGTAGTTTAACGATTGATACGGCGGAATTTGCCTTCGTGCATGGCTTGACGGGTCTCGAATGGGCCGCGGGGATTCCGGGCTCAATCGGTGGGGCAGTATACATGAATGCTGGTGCCTATGGTGGTGAAACAAGTGACGTGTTAGCAACTGTCGACGTGTTATCGCGCGATGGGGAATTCAAGACCTACACATTAGCTGAAGCACAATTGGCGTACCGTGACAGCATTATGCAACACACGCATGATGTTATTCTCGCGGCGACATTCCAATTGCAAGTCGGCGATAAAGTCGTTATCCGGGAACAAATGGATGACTTTAATGCCCGCCGTGCTGCTAAACAGCCACTCGAATTGCCTTCTGCTGGCTCGACATTTAAACGACCAGAAGGGCACTTTGCTGGTAAGTTGATTATGGACGCTGGTTTACAAGGTTTTCGCGCTGGTGGTGCTGAAGTTTCACGGAAGCATGCTGGTTTCGTGGTCAACATTGATCACGCCACGGCCCAAGATTTCTTAGACGTCATCAAACACGTGCAGGAAGTTGTTGCGCAAAAAGATCACGTCTTGTTAGAACCAGAAGTACGCATTATGGGCGAAGATTAA
- a CDS encoding LPXTG cell wall anchor domain-containing protein, with protein sequence MTVNEKDLKMQTTEDTEIKNAKNSKNTKIWLGAGVAAASMFMMSNSNIAGVSADSTSGSNDGNTQDDSDAQAAVTAQGVDEGQTANYENATSTQTGYKTEHNTVNVNYSNAVSKEDAVKHFDGVTKAAAKYGAGTRVGKQTIGKAAGVKLNASTVYDEDEPTSVEKTDDQNATVSLPVKATTGAKKDKINIKLHANIAADKDADDTTATEKIADTTAVATTQAATPAVQAEASTPAVQADTAATPVVQAAVATPVVTTASVTALKTAAPAVAATDSLADLQAKTEAKAIADYTNANPDQEDIQLDGATTMGNSTSLADVPADLQAAGLFNDQTTTSDPKTSYVDPTKDVAADTDVTVTGQQTFTNVDMVPGLPAGSYTSTTSTVPVDTTPVFKDQLTPGSNAVATGSTAVVSGGSGLTQAAADALKGTFNDAKVVASSSTTTAPISVLNSDSQQSVNTGDGTTKGTFNSNITVQITQDAVNSGAFDQAINPASSSYNPQLVAQIFNALNIQFNGIPAQGTYNAGSININGKVYTGYYDIPAVAGGRHAIVVIDWNNYNGSFYTHHASMFELAAGSDDQDFATGASNYGMDFRMSVQAPAQLFDVVRPTYTSTKQETKVTYTQYTYTTTTHDYTWFNAKATGKDKVPDTPITPEVPAEPDTPTNPEVPAKPDTPTNPEVPAEPDTPTNPEIPGEPVTPEAPLTPFPNEDITRTPGEDVPVPPTSNIPEDIKKVAPSTPKKAPLISEVATTPTATVGGGTTITTAMPTNLATNVETKTATTPLSSATGSNQNRLPQTGESKSDNWLAALGVTLLGFLGLGAAKRRKKGDK encoded by the coding sequence ATGACAGTGAATGAAAAAGATTTGAAAATGCAAACAACTGAAGACACAGAAATAAAAAATGCTAAGAACTCAAAAAACACAAAAATTTGGTTAGGTGCTGGGGTTGCGGCTGCCTCAATGTTTATGATGAGTAATTCAAATATTGCTGGCGTTTCGGCTGATTCAACTAGCGGTAGTAACGATGGTAACACGCAAGATGATTCAGATGCCCAAGCTGCCGTAACTGCCCAAGGGGTTGATGAAGGTCAGACTGCCAACTACGAGAATGCAACTTCAACCCAAACCGGATATAAGACGGAACACAATACAGTTAACGTCAACTATTCAAATGCTGTATCAAAAGAAGATGCGGTTAAGCACTTTGATGGAGTTACCAAAGCAGCTGCCAAATATGGTGCCGGCACACGGGTCGGTAAGCAAACGATTGGTAAAGCCGCAGGGGTGAAGTTGAACGCTTCAACTGTCTATGATGAAGATGAACCAACATCAGTTGAAAAAACTGATGACCAAAATGCAACGGTTAGTCTCCCAGTTAAAGCTACAACTGGAGCTAAGAAAGATAAAATTAACATTAAGTTGCACGCAAACATTGCAGCTGATAAAGACGCCGATGACACTACGGCGACTGAAAAAATAGCAGATACAACTGCAGTTGCAACGACACAAGCCGCTACTCCAGCCGTTCAAGCTGAAGCAAGTACACCGGCAGTTCAGGCTGATACTGCAGCCACACCAGTAGTTCAAGCAGCAGTCGCAACACCGGTAGTTACTACTGCTAGCGTAACCGCATTGAAGACGGCAGCGCCGGCTGTAGCTGCAACAGATTCATTGGCTGATTTACAAGCTAAGACTGAGGCTAAGGCGATTGCTGATTACACCAATGCGAACCCTGATCAAGAAGACATTCAACTTGATGGCGCAACGACGATGGGAAATTCGACTAGTCTAGCTGATGTTCCTGCAGACTTACAAGCGGCCGGTCTGTTCAACGACCAAACAACCACAAGTGATCCTAAAACAAGTTACGTGGATCCAACTAAGGATGTGGCGGCCGATACCGATGTGACGGTAACTGGGCAACAAACATTTACCAATGTTGATATGGTGCCAGGATTACCAGCTGGTAGTTACACATCAACTACTTCAACGGTACCAGTTGATACCACGCCAGTCTTTAAAGATCAATTGACACCTGGCTCAAATGCGGTTGCAACTGGTAGTACTGCGGTTGTTAGTGGCGGATCTGGCTTGACGCAAGCTGCTGCTGATGCATTGAAGGGGACTTTTAATGATGCAAAAGTCGTGGCTTCATCAAGTACAACAACGGCGCCAATTAGTGTGCTTAATTCTGATTCACAACAATCTGTTAATACGGGTGATGGCACAACTAAGGGTACCTTCAACTCCAATATTACGGTGCAAATTACGCAAGATGCAGTTAACAGCGGTGCGTTTGATCAAGCGATTAATCCAGCGTCATCATCATATAACCCACAACTTGTGGCGCAAATCTTTAATGCGCTGAATATTCAATTTAACGGAATTCCAGCTCAAGGGACGTATAATGCCGGATCAATTAACATAAATGGTAAGGTATATACCGGCTACTACGATATTCCAGCAGTTGCTGGCGGTCGGCACGCAATTGTCGTGATTGATTGGAACAATTATAACGGTTCGTTCTACACTCACCACGCTAGCATGTTTGAACTTGCAGCTGGCTCTGATGATCAAGATTTTGCTACTGGCGCATCAAATTACGGGATGGATTTCCGCATGAGCGTGCAAGCACCAGCACAATTATTTGATGTTGTCCGGCCAACGTATACTTCAACCAAACAAGAAACAAAGGTAACGTATACGCAATACACTTACACGACAACTACTCACGATTACACTTGGTTTAACGCCAAGGCAACGGGTAAGGATAAGGTTCCTGATACACCAATAACACCGGAAGTACCGGCGGAACCTGACACACCAACGAATCCGGAAGTACCAGCAAAACCTGATACGCCAACGAATCCGGAAGTACCAGCGGAACCAGATACGCCAACAAATCCGGAGATACCAGGTGAACCTGTTACACCGGAAGCACCATTGACACCATTCCCTAATGAAGATATTACGCGGACACCGGGCGAAGATGTTCCTGTGCCACCAACAAGTAATATCCCTGAGGACATTAAAAAAGTTGCCCCAAGCACACCAAAAAAAGCACCATTAATTTCTGAAGTTGCGACAACACCGACTGCTACGGTAGGTGGGGGAACAACCATCACGACGGCAATGCCCACGAATTTGGCGACGAATGTTGAAACTAAGACAGCAACTACACCACTTTCATCAGCTACTGGAAGCAACCAAAATCGCTTGCCACAAACTGGTGAATCAAAGAGCGATAACTGGTTGGCTGCATTAGGTGTCACATTATTGGGATTCTTAGGCCTTGGTGCGGCAAAACGTCGTAAGAAGGGTGACAAATAG
- a CDS encoding Gfo/Idh/MocA family protein, producing the protein MEKQTIGVVGLGGIAQKAYLPVYATLQDQYYFVLTTRDHNKLTALQAKYNFKATVPDLAALIAQQPVAVMVHTATASHAMIVRTLLLHDINVFVDKPLSENLAEVEALYALAEERHLMLTVGFNRRFAPMNANLHELGVPNQLIVEKNRIGTYQPWKFVVYDLMLHMFDTALFLAPTAAYAYGNVQVDADGNLLRATATLALPQGSAFVTMNMVTGYNDEHVRFNYDAGLVDINNLTSSTWQAGTSVQVEHFPDWTPTLEVRGFAPMVKAFLVAVTEHGKNPVDPTSAIATHRLADQFITDIQNKE; encoded by the coding sequence ATGGAAAAGCAAACAATTGGGGTCGTGGGCTTAGGCGGAATCGCCCAAAAAGCGTATTTACCAGTCTATGCGACGCTGCAAGACCAATATTATTTTGTGCTAACAACCCGCGATCACAATAAGTTGACCGCCTTACAAGCTAAGTATAATTTTAAGGCGACAGTACCGGATTTGGCGGCATTGATTGCGCAACAGCCGGTTGCAGTCATGGTGCATACCGCTACGGCTAGTCACGCGATGATTGTGCGAACCTTGTTATTGCATGATATTAATGTGTTCGTTGATAAACCACTTTCAGAAAATTTAGCTGAAGTTGAAGCATTATACGCCTTAGCAGAGGAACGCCACTTGATGTTAACGGTTGGATTCAATCGACGGTTTGCACCGATGAATGCAAACTTACACGAACTTGGCGTGCCCAATCAACTAATTGTTGAAAAAAATCGCATCGGCACTTATCAACCATGGAAATTTGTCGTGTATGATTTGATGCTCCACATGTTTGATACCGCATTATTTTTAGCGCCAACGGCAGCGTACGCGTATGGCAATGTGCAAGTCGATGCTGATGGTAATTTATTGCGGGCGACGGCGACGTTAGCTTTACCACAAGGCTCGGCGTTTGTTACGATGAACATGGTGACTGGATATAATGATGAGCATGTGCGCTTTAATTACGATGCTGGCCTAGTCGATATTAATAATTTGACGAGTTCAACGTGGCAAGCAGGAACTAGTGTGCAAGTTGAACATTTTCCAGATTGGACACCAACTTTGGAAGTGCGGGGATTTGCACCAATGGTTAAAGCATTTTTAGTAGCGGTAACCGAGCATGGTAAAAATCCAGTGGACCCTACATCTGCGATTGCGACGCACCGGTTAGCTGACCAATTTATTACCGATATCCAAAATAAAGAATAG
- a CDS encoding Na+/H+ antiporter, whose translation MKIKGDEDLPILELIILLITLVILGNVISHFIPKLPVSIIQIVLGFIAALFMHTTIHLDTDWFLLLFIAPLLFNDAYRFPKRELWELRGPIFGNAIFLVFITTFVGGLMIHWMIPPMPMSVAFALAAILSPTDPVAVQAIAKSANLPDNIMHLVAGESLINDASGLVAFKFALAATLTGTFHIMTATGTFFYMAVFGVVIGLVMMMAINWVRDLLRRKGIDDVVFHVVLQLLSPFIIFFVAEELLHASGVIAVVAAGILANVHTDKNVEDSPELTLVGFSTWSIVAYILNGILFVILGIELPVATHIGHGSSEVNILSAVGYAAAVWLVIFIIRVLWAYLSQVTHRIFTKDENSEKPTWRVAILSGLTGVRGAITMAGVLSVPAFMDDGTRFPTHDLMLSIAAMTILISLVVAAIALPIMTRADKVVNPDIANLKKLFAEGLAPAPQFMTEARARIFILQLAVRTLENLRRETNQSAAYDLILEYQFLIRRIQLKYQSNTALTPIIRDEVELRTIGLEIERNRLMKLLADEEISMLVYHSETRRIDRAEADLENYIHQHPTFSSKWIELAIRRFFRNARIWLSDDHTTALQAQYDLVRHETAKAAIKGLSAYLDKKDSDKVYDYHAVYNLIIQYRNRIEKVKDSKLDNQTQYDHQRAELEVAALSTQREGVQQLYEQHRISRQTAISLRQYINYAENATLVDPTEE comes from the coding sequence ATGAAAATTAAAGGAGATGAAGACTTGCCAATACTTGAGTTAATTATTTTATTAATTACATTAGTGATTCTCGGAAATGTAATTTCGCATTTTATTCCGAAACTGCCGGTCAGTATTATCCAAATTGTATTAGGGTTTATCGCAGCCCTGTTTATGCATACGACGATTCACCTCGATACTGATTGGTTCTTACTATTATTTATTGCACCGTTATTGTTTAATGATGCCTATCGGTTTCCGAAACGTGAATTATGGGAACTGCGCGGCCCAATTTTTGGGAATGCAATTTTCTTAGTATTTATTACGACGTTTGTTGGTGGTTTGATGATTCACTGGATGATTCCGCCAATGCCGATGTCAGTCGCATTTGCATTAGCGGCGATTTTATCACCAACCGATCCAGTGGCGGTGCAAGCAATTGCCAAATCAGCGAATTTACCGGATAACATTATGCACTTAGTTGCCGGTGAAAGTCTGATTAATGATGCCAGTGGTTTGGTGGCGTTCAAATTTGCGTTAGCGGCGACGTTGACAGGAACGTTCCACATAATGACGGCGACGGGAACATTCTTCTATATGGCAGTTTTTGGGGTCGTCATCGGATTAGTCATGATGATGGCCATCAATTGGGTACGTGATTTATTACGGCGTAAAGGGATTGATGATGTCGTCTTCCACGTGGTGTTACAGTTACTAAGCCCATTTATTATTTTCTTTGTTGCTGAAGAATTACTCCACGCTTCAGGTGTAATTGCCGTGGTGGCTGCTGGGATTTTAGCAAATGTCCATACGGATAAAAACGTGGAAGATTCACCAGAACTAACGCTCGTCGGTTTTAGTACTTGGAGCATTGTTGCCTACATTTTGAATGGGATTTTGTTTGTGATTTTAGGGATTGAACTCCCGGTAGCAACACATATTGGTCACGGTAGTTCCGAAGTTAATATTTTGTCAGCAGTTGGTTATGCGGCAGCCGTGTGGTTGGTAATCTTTATCATTCGGGTGCTCTGGGCCTACTTAAGTCAAGTAACACACCGGATATTTACTAAGGACGAAAATAGCGAAAAGCCAACGTGGCGGGTCGCAATTTTATCAGGATTAACTGGGGTTCGTGGAGCTATTACGATGGCGGGGGTGCTTTCAGTACCAGCGTTCATGGATGATGGGACGCGCTTTCCAACGCACGATTTAATGTTGTCCATTGCCGCGATGACGATTTTAATTAGTTTAGTGGTGGCCGCGATTGCATTGCCAATCATGACTCGAGCCGATAAAGTGGTTAACCCCGATATCGCTAATTTGAAAAAATTATTTGCTGAAGGATTAGCACCAGCACCGCAATTCATGACCGAAGCGCGGGCCCGGATTTTTATTTTACAATTAGCCGTCCGAACGTTGGAAAACTTGCGGCGCGAGACTAATCAATCAGCAGCCTATGATTTAATCTTGGAGTATCAATTCTTGATTCGCCGTATTCAGCTAAAATATCAGTCAAACACAGCACTAACGCCCATTATTCGGGATGAAGTTGAGTTGCGGACGATTGGTTTGGAAATCGAACGGAATCGGTTGATGAAGTTGCTGGCGGATGAGGAAATCTCAATGCTTGTCTATCACTCTGAAACGCGTCGGATTGATCGGGCTGAGGCTGATCTTGAAAATTATATTCACCAACATCCAACATTTTCAAGCAAATGGATTGAATTGGCGATTCGTCGCTTCTTCCGGAATGCTAGAATTTGGCTTAGTGACGATCATACGACGGCGCTCCAAGCACAATACGATTTGGTTCGCCATGAAACGGCGAAGGCTGCCATTAAAGGTTTATCGGCGTATCTCGATAAGAAAGATAGCGATAAAGTTTATGATTATCACGCCGTTTATAATTTGATTATTCAATATCGAAATCGAATTGAAAAAGTTAAAGATAGTAAATTAGATAATCAAACGCAATATGACCATCAACGTGCCGAGCTTGAAGTAGCGGCTTTATCGACGCAGCGTGAAGGGGTACAACAGTTGTACGAACAACATCGGATCTCTCGTCAAACGGCGATTTCATTACGGCAATATATTAATTATGCCGAAAATGCAACTTTGGTTGATCCAACGGAAGAGTAA
- a CDS encoding GNAT family N-acetyltransferase: MTAEVNIRPAVGTDASGLLALLATLATESDTFTVSEASRHVTAEQEAQQIDALHQTTANIIFVAEFAGQLVGLATATELHDQHGTSEVGVAVLGAFQGNGIAQALVDEIIYWAETFSTLDKLFLSVQERNPAAIHIYEKLGFTPIPDSTKSVADMDGEVIPAFDMQYTLAPLVG; this comes from the coding sequence ATGACAGCAGAAGTCAACATTCGCCCAGCCGTGGGCACCGATGCGTCTGGGTTATTAGCATTACTGGCAACTTTAGCAACCGAATCCGATACTTTTACGGTTTCCGAAGCATCACGCCATGTCACAGCTGAACAAGAAGCCCAACAAATTGACGCACTCCACCAAACGACAGCTAACATTATTTTTGTCGCTGAATTTGCTGGCCAACTAGTCGGCTTAGCCACGGCCACTGAACTCCATGACCAGCATGGTACGAGTGAAGTTGGGGTGGCGGTGCTTGGTGCATTCCAAGGAAATGGGATTGCCCAAGCGTTGGTCGATGAAATCATTTATTGGGCTGAAACTTTTAGTACCCTCGATAAACTCTTCTTGTCCGTCCAAGAACGGAATCCAGCAGCAATTCACATCTATGAAAAGCTCGGTTTCACGCCTATTCCAGATTCAACAAAAAGCGTGGCGGATATGGATGGCGAAGTAATTCCCGCCTTTGACATGCAATACACATTGGCGCCGTTGGTTGGCTAA